The DNA sequence TCGGCTATTTCCGTTTTAAGGGCAGGTTTTGGCAAAGTAAACTCAGATATATGTTTGACGACAACTTCCCGTATCATTTTTTCTGTAAGTTTTCCGTTAATATTAAGTTTTTCGACAAAAGCATCATATATAGAACAGGCAAGCTGAAAATACTCTTCATTTCTGTAAATCAGCGGGAAACAAAACTCAGAACAGAGGTTCTCTTCAATATGTACAGTTGAGGCAGTACTCTTGACCTGTACATTCTCTTCAGTGCTATTGTGCCGTTCTTTGATTTTTTCTTTTAGAGCCATCGTTTCACCTTGGACCAGAAAGAGTGTTCGCCTTTGTGGGCATTTTCATACAAAGAAGCATCATGAATAAAAAAGTTTTCTCCAAACTCTTTGAGCTTTAGCATAAAAGGCGAATCCGGGTATTCGTCGCAGACTAGTTGCGCTTCATTCCAGCACTCTCGTAAATGAACAGCATCATTCGGCAAGGCAAAAGCAATTTCAAAGTTGTGTTTTAGGCCTTTTGAGAGTATCTTTCTTGCCTCCTCCTGGGTAACACTTCCAAAAGAGTCGGAACGGTTGGCTATGATGTGTGTTTTGGAATACCATCCGCTTTTGTCAATGATATCTATATATGTTTTTAAAATAGACATGGAAGGAATGGAAAATTCGGTAATGACAAAAATATTGTCTGCGATCTCTTGAATATCTATCTCTAAATCGACATCTTCAAAAACCCCGACATCTATAATGATAAAGTCAAATTTTTCTTTGATAAACATGATAAAGTTTAAAAACATCTGTATGTTTTCAGGTTTTTCCAGCTCTTCTCTGTCTGTATGTTTTTGCAAACCCGGCACAAAATAGAGGTTGTCATTCAGTTTTTCCAAACCGTTTTCAAAGAGTTCCTGCATATCCAGATTTTGCACACTAGATATGTCAACTATGGTTTTTTTAGGCTGCGGATAATTAAAAAACAGGTTAGAAACAGCTTTTGTGTAGGCAAAATCAAGATATAAAACATTTTTGTCTGGATGGTCCTGTGCCAGTGTTTTTGCAAGATTCATAGAAATTGTTGTTGTACCCACTCCACCGCTAATGCCTGTAAATACAGATATGTTACTGTTTCCGCGTCTTTGTTTTATAATGCTTTGCGACTTGATGATGAGGTTTGTGATAAGTCCCGAATCGGCTTCTTCTTCACTGAGATATACATCTACACCGATTTTTCCTGCCAGCAGAGAAAATTTTGTATCATTCTTGCCTATAACGATCATATAAATATTATTGTTAAAATGGATATCTTTAATTTTTTCGATATCTTCAAGATTTTCAACTCTGTAAAGCAGTACCACATCACGGTTTTTGCTAACAGCATAAAAACTGATAAAATCATTGATGGAGTTAAAGTTTTTGACATCGGTAAATTCGTCTTTTAGATCATTATAGCACTCTTTGTCGACCTTTGATACATAGGCTATTATCATTAATGCATTCCTCCGTTTTGACTGTTACTGTTTTGGTTGTTGTTTTGATCATTTCTGTTCTGACTGCCTCGTGAGACTTTAATGATTTCAAACTCTGTTGTTGTTCCTGGAGTTGTTGCGTTAATATCTTCAATGTCTATTTTTTTCAGATGGAGAATAAGTCCTTTGTGTACTTTTTCTTTGTATTCGACAACGCTATAATCATTCTTGTCCAATAGATTGTCAAGTTGCGTATCATAATCGGCTCCATTGGAAGAGTGTCCCGATAAAATACTCACAATATTTGTAAAGGTGTCAATTATTCTTCCAAACAAACCTTTCTTTTGTCTGCCTTGATTGCGCTTACACCAGTCCAGCCAATCTTCAGTAGATACGTGAATAGTATATTCTGTTTGTGTAGAATAATTAAACGGATTGAGATATAAACAATGGTCATGATACGTTTCGGATGTTCTTGAGAGTAGGTTATAATCAGATACAGCCGAATCATCTGCACATCTCTTGCGTGTTTTCCCACCATCCAATGTTGTGTCCGTTGGAATTCCCTGTGTAAATGTCTGATATGATGAACGCCAGCCAAAGATTCCTTTTTCATCTTTTACTGTACAAGACTGTACTTCCGTTCCATAAACACTTTCAATGCCTAAAAGTTTAAAATATTCAAAGCCTTTAACTATGCCGTTTTGTACCTGCATAAAAGTCAAAGGCATATGATTTGTAAAATCAAAGTTTACACTGACAGTTTCTGTGAGTGTTTTTGAGTTCTCTCCAAAGAAAAAGCGAAACATGGATTTTGCCATGAATATCATCGGTTTAAAAACTTCTCCGAGAATACTTACTCTTCCTGTTTGCGGATCAATTTTAGGCTGTACATAATTGGTATTGTCGAGTTTGCTTGCCAGTGTCAGCAGGGTTGTTTCTGTATCCTCTAAAACAGAGTCTGACTGTATGCTGGATTTGTTGGAATTTTCACCCAGCAGACTGGCACCGTTTCCAAAAAAAGGCATCCATTGCGTCATCCCGAAAAAGTTTTGGAATTTACATGTCAGACTGTCCGGATTGAAGGTAAAAAAGATGCCGTCACAGCCTGTTGTATCATTTATCATTAGGGCATTATAATCAAGCAAAGAGGGCTGTTTTGTAGAAAAAGCCTGATTGATACTGTTCGTATCGATAGCAGATTCTTTTTTTATACGGTAGTCTTGTTGCAGACCAAAAATAATGTTTGCCATATATCGGTTTCTGGATTCTATTTCATTTTGCGTTAAAGCATCTACTATTGTTGTATCGTTTTGCGGAGAAAAATAAGTTTTGATCAGTTGTACCATATAACCAAAAAAAGTTCTTGGTTTTTCATTGTTATAATCATTTGTATTGTCATCCTGGTAATATTTGCCGTCTCGAAAAACATCCAAAGCATAAAAAGCATCATCATGGTCAGGATCATAGTTTTGTGCGGAATCAAAAGGAATTCTATATTCACCAGTAGGCAAAATTTGTCCCATGGCATCTTTTTGCAGTTGGGGATTAGTTAAAGTTCCATCATTAATCAAAAACGGTTTTTGCCCTGAACAGCCTTCTTCCGGTAGCCCGCCGTCTTTACATGTAAAGACATTTTCTATTGTAAGTTTTACATTTGCGGCAGTTGCAATATTTGTAAAATTGGACTGGTCCTGTGCGGCATCTGAAAATTTTCCCCAAAAATTGTTGATTTTAAAATTTTGCGTATTGATTTTGACATTCTGGTACATAATCTTGTCACCATAGTCATTTTGCACGTCCTCTTCTTCATACGGTGTCTGCAACGTCACATTTGTTGTTGTCTTTGCCGAGAGTACCAGCGTCAGTACAAACAGACTTACAAGTATGATTTTTCTCATTTTTTCCCCTTTTTTAGTTTTCATCTATGTTGTTTAACACCATAATATTATGAATGTATTGACTCACTTTTTCATTTAACTGCGCATCGGTGAGACTTCTGTTTGCATCATAAAGCTCCTGCTTCTTTTGGCAGGCTGCAATAATTAGACGCTCCTGCGTATGCTGCAAATTTTCCAACTGGTTGACTTTGTGGAGGTTGTCACTCTCACCGCCCATAAACCAGATAAACCAAAACAGCAGCATAATTGCCAGGAACAATGGTACCAGTGCTGCAGAACCTCTTCTCATAATTTTCCTATTGTATAACTCAGTATTGCGGCAATGCTCATAGCCGGAGCAAAGCCATAGCTTTTCTTTTTCAGAGCAGCTAAAATCACAAGATGTATCAGCCCTGAAAATATGATAAAATACCCAACCTGTGACAAACCTACAAAAAGGGCACAAAAGGCACCAAATCGTAAATCACCGCCGCCAAAAGCCATATTTAAAATAACAGGGATGATAAATATGACAAGTACAATTAAGACCGCATATAAATCATACACAGACAGGTCTGCATCCCACCATTTTAAAATAACCAACACTGCAAATGCCGGAAGTATAATTCTGTCCGGAATAACTCTTTTTTTACTGTCAATATAAGAGAGAACAGAAGCAATAACTATAAAATAAACAAATATAATCATCACATTCCCTACACTCTTTTTTGATATTTTTGTGATATTTGAGCTATTGTATGGAAGAGAAGCTTAAATTAATTTGAAGTATGTGAAAAACAATGAATTTTAGTACAAAATAAGAAAAAATAATGATAATTGTTACTTTTCGAAGTAGTTTTTGTTTTTTTAAATATAAGTTTAGATTATGATGTTGATTTTAGAGTTCACTTGCAAATCTGAGGGCATCCATACCGTACTTTTCACGCAGTTTTTGTGTTTTACATGTAAGCGTATACATTTTTCTTTCTTCTTCAAAGCCTAAAAGTGAGAGCTCTTTTTTTGAATCCCTCGTAAAGCTTGAACAGTTGATACTCAAACGAATGACACAAAGACGCTTGTGAATGTCAGCCGCATGAAAAAGAGAAATGCATAAGGCATCAAACTTTTTTTCGGTAAATATTTCTGCCTGAGAGATGTTTTTATGAGATTTTTGATGCATTTCATAGGCAATACCCAAATGAAAAACAGTGGGAATTACCTGAAGTTTTATAATAGCAAAGCTGAGATGTCTGGCAAGAATGTGAACCCGTCTGAGCAGTTCTGCTCTGTCATAGAGCGGATCAAAAGTTCTGGATATTCCGATGGATTTTCTTTGATGGGTCGTTTTAATCTGCGCATCACTTTCTCCGTTGACACGTTTATAGAGCTCTTTTGCATACGGTCCCCATGACTCCAGAGTTCCCCGTCTTTTTCGCAGTTCTCCGAGTGTTTTGATTTGTGCACTGTGCAGTTTGTTTTTCATACTTTTGCCTATGCCTGCGAAATCTTCTACTTTGATGGGGTTGACAAATCCGTCAAATTCGTATTTTGTAATCGTTTTGCATCCAAAAGGTTTGGCATAGCCTGTTGCAAGTTTTGCGATGTAGCGTGTGGATGCGGCACCGATGGAGACAGGAAGCTGGAGCTCTTTTTTGATTTCATGGCGCAAGCTGTCTATAAACTGTGGTATCTCTTCATCATCTATCCATCCGCTTACATCTCCGTAAAATTCGTCAATAGATGCCTGCTCGACAAGCGGAATTTTGCGTGCTAGAAAGTCATGGAGTCTGTGAGAAAGCTCCTGGTACAAAGACATATTTGGTGCTTTGATGATGAGATGCGGACAGAGTTGCAGAGCCTGTCGAATACTCATGGCGGTTTTGATGCCATAGGCACGGGCTTCATAACTTGAAGTTGTGAGAATACCGCGGATACGTCCGTCTTCGTCCTGAAAACTTTTGAG is a window from the Sulfurimonas hydrogeniphila genome containing:
- a CDS encoding prepilin peptidase, whose protein sequence is MIIFVYFIVIASVLSYIDSKKRVIPDRIILPAFAVLVILKWWDADLSVYDLYAVLIVLVIFIIPVILNMAFGGGDLRFGAFCALFVGLSQVGYFIIFSGLIHLVILAALKKKSYGFAPAMSIAAILSYTIGKL
- a CDS encoding Y-family DNA polymerase, which translates into the protein MKIHIDIDCFFVSAARILEPSLEHKPVAIGGRSDTKIFTKDAKNQRVNFENSGSFVPTFYKAYENGDDLKSFQDEDGRIRGILTTSSYEARAYGIKTAMSIRQALQLCPHLIIKAPNMSLYQELSHRLHDFLARKIPLVEQASIDEFYGDVSGWIDDEEIPQFIDSLRHEIKKELQLPVSIGAASTRYIAKLATGYAKPFGCKTITKYEFDGFVNPIKVEDFAGIGKSMKNKLHSAQIKTLGELRKRRGTLESWGPYAKELYKRVNGESDAQIKTTHQRKSIGISRTFDPLYDRAELLRRVHILARHLSFAIIKLQVIPTVFHLGIAYEMHQKSHKNISQAEIFTEKKFDALCISLFHAADIHKRLCVIRLSINCSSFTRDSKKELSLLGFEEERKMYTLTCKTQKLREKYGMDALRFASEL
- a CDS encoding AAA family ATPase — its product is MIIAYVSKVDKECYNDLKDEFTDVKNFNSINDFISFYAVSKNRDVVLLYRVENLEDIEKIKDIHFNNNIYMIVIGKNDTKFSLLAGKIGVDVYLSEEEADSGLITNLIIKSQSIIKQRRGNSNISVFTGISGGVGTTTISMNLAKTLAQDHPDKNVLYLDFAYTKAVSNLFFNYPQPKKTIVDISSVQNLDMQELFENGLEKLNDNLYFVPGLQKHTDREELEKPENIQMFLNFIMFIKEKFDFIIIDVGVFEDVDLEIDIQEIADNIFVITEFSIPSMSILKTYIDIIDKSGWYSKTHIIANRSDSFGSVTQEEARKILSKGLKHNFEIAFALPNDAVHLRECWNEAQLVCDEYPDSPFMLKLKEFGENFFIHDASLYENAHKGEHSFWSKVKRWL